In Panthera leo isolate Ple1 chromosome Y unlocalized genomic scaffold, P.leo_Ple1_pat1.1 chrY_random_Un_scaffold_82, whole genome shotgun sequence, the DNA window tgtggcaacgtggatggaactggggggtattatgctacgtgaaataagtcaggcagagaaagacagataccatatgttttcatccaTGTGTGGATCCGGAGAAACtcagcagaagaccatgggggaggtgatggggggaaaaagttatagagagggagggaggcaaaccataagagactcttcaatactgaAAGCAGACTGAGGGTTGacgtggggttggggagaggggaaagtgggtgacgggcattgaggagggcacctgttgggatgaacactgggtgttgcgtggaaaccaatttgaaaataaattacatttaataaaaaaaaattcaggggttGCTCTTACTGAATATGAGGATAGCTTTCCATTTTCAGCACTTTATGAGCGTGAGGTAGTAGTAGCTTAAGCTGCGTAGATgaaagttttgtttgtgtgtttaagaaaaggaGCTGAATAAAGACAGAGGCCTGTCACATGTATCACGTTGACCTTGGCAAGTTTCTCTTCTGATTGTTACCATGACTTATCACTCTTAGTGATTCACATAGTTTGGAGTCGTCCTTTCATGCGGAAGTGtatttcacttgatcatggtagGTGGTCCTTgtagtattttgtgaatgaattgtGTATGTGGTGATGATGGATGGACTATGCTGGCTGCTTTCAAAAGCCCTTACACGGACGGTGTAACACGTTTTCTACCCTTGGAATCCCATACGGTCTCTTACTACTTTGTGTATGACTTACCTGAAATATCATGAATTGGTAGGTAGTGAATAGGTTTTAGTGGCACTGAATGCCCTACTGGCCACTCACACAGAATTCGTTGACGCTTTGCTCTTAAGCACACAATGACTCGGTCTTCCCTAGGCTGCATGAAAGTGAGCATGGATACTAACTAGGCAAACTGTTTGCTGCTGCTGTGAAGAACAGCTTCCTGAACTGTGAGCTGTAGCAACACACGTATGGAACCCTAAGCAAGGCACAGTATATCGGTATTCTTTGAAAGGGTAGAGTAGTTATTTCAATTTGGCTTTCAGTGCGTTGCATGACAAGGCATTTAATTAGCTAAAACCCTCTTAGAGTCGTGTTTGATTGCAAGGTGTGTGTACTGTCCACCGCTAAGTGTCATTTCATGTTAGATGGAATTAATGGAGGCTGAAGCACCCGTGCATTCACCTCTAAGACAACCCTCTTGAACTCGTGAAGAATTATGGGCCTTCTCAGGTAAGATTAGGTACAGGTCTTTCTCAAGGGCATAATCTTAAACACAGCCAAACCTAAGGCAGCTTTGGGCAGCCCACCGTGATAAGATATGCAGACATTGTGACCTCACAAAGCGCCTGGTCTCCTAGCAACTGCGGTGTAACTCTCACAGCCTGCCGCCTGATTTGGCTTCATGGTAGGAAATTCATCAGGGCCCTGCGGCGGCCGCGAGACCTGGCAAGCGCGGGCGGCCCCTAGCGGCCTCACATCCTGAGCAGCATGAAGAGGAGGCGGCGCCGGCCCGGggaggccctggccctggccgcCGGGGGAGGAGCCTCTAGCGCTGCAGGAGGGGCCGCGCTGGAGGCGCCTGAGGAGAAGGTGGTGTACATGCGGTGGCAACCGTCGCGACTGTCGCTGGCCAACAGCACCAAGGCGCTGATCGACGCTTTCAAGCTATTCCTGCCCGGCAGCACGGAGTTCATGAGCTCAGACGCGGAGCTCTGGAGCTACCTCTGCAGCCTCAAGCACCAGTTCTCCCCCCACATCCTGCGCAGCAAGGACGTCTTCGGCtactcctccctcctggccctggTCCCGGACCCCCGGCACCAGCCCCCCGAGGCCCGCCTCCAGACGCGCCGGCCAGCTGCCAGGCGGAGGCGCCACGGAGCCCGCAAGGTGGCGGTCGGCCAGAGGAAGGtgccgcccccgccgccaccgTCCCGCGAGGACAGCAGCCCCCGTAAGCCCGCGGCACCCGGGCCCTGCTCCAGGGGCCGCACCctggaggagagtgggagggcggCCACCCCGACGTTGACCACCTTCCCCACCATCCGCGTAGTCGGCGACGTGTGGGTCGAGAGCAGCCTGGCAGAAGCGCGGCGCCAGGCGCGCCAAGTCCTGGGAGTGAACCTGGAACCCGTGGTGAGACTCCGCCGCTTCCCAGTGCCTGGGCGTGAGATGCAGGCCACCGCCGCGCGACCTCTCAGCCCCGGGACGGGTTGTGCCTGGAGGGATGAACCAGGGACAGCAGGAATCGCGTCCCCTAGTGCACTTTATGGGCGAAGAAGCACCAGACGGTCCAGGCCAGCGCCCCAGGGATGCGGCGCCGCCTTTTGGGACTCCGGGGCAGGTgtgccctctgctgcctcccagcaCCGGGTCTGCGGAGGGAGGAGACCCCTGGACCGCAAGGGAGGTCCCCTTTCTTCCTAACCCCAGATTGAGATGTCTCCAGGACTGTAGGGGCAGATCCATGTGCTCTCTTGTTCCCTCATTGGTCTGAAGTCGTCagacttccacccccaccccctccaaaggAATTTGGTTCCATGCTTGTGTAATAAAGCTAGAATTTCCTTGCTGTTCACCCACCTCCGACTCctccagcctcattttctttctttctttccttttttgactgCCACTCTTTCCGGACGAAAGATCGAATATGTGTGGAAAGTTGTTGCAATAGTTGGTATTCTCAATACCAATTGCAATCGTGGGTATTCTGAATCCCACACCTTTCCGAGTTTTAACTGGATTCCAATGCTTTGACCAAGggtattttctaagaatttctaagaaattcAAGCATATCACTGTTAGTAATGTAAGGATTTGTATGGCTTTGAATGTCATGGGCTCGGTGATTACAAACCAAAAGATTCAAAGTTCAACTGTGTACACATTCTTCAGacgtttctaaagattttatactGAAATGTAATGTTGATGTTTACTGAACTCCTAAAGGAAATGGTAGACACTCGGAAGGTTTTGTTTAGTAAAATTAACTTGGGAAATTCTTTATAAGTGGgtaaaactgaaaatgcattGAGAAACCTCACGGTTTCTATTAAAAACCAATgagtgaatttcaaaaaataataaataaataaataaataaataaataaataaataaataaataaataaataaataaataaataaataaacaaacaaacaaactggtgCTGGTTATGGACATGGATGGAATCCACTCGGAAATGACTTGGCCTTGTACCAATCTCACATACTGATCTGGGAATCTTTCCagggtaatttattttaaaatggaagtcaCATAGTGTAAATGAGTATGGGTAAGCGTGGTGACTAAACCTGCATACATAATAGCCGTTGGATTTCTCTGAAGTATTACTGATCCAGAGtggtggtacatttttttttttggcaccaaATAACTGGTTGAGGTTATCTTTGGGCAAAAGAGATTTTCCTCACttgtttttgtcgttgttgttgtatAACAGGAAATATCCACATTACCATGCATCACTCTTATAAATATCATGGCAGTTGGTTAACAGTTTTGCTCCAGGACTTTCCTTTATTATCTTATGTCCATGCACAGTTGTGTTAGCAGGTATTGGTCTTTTGTTTGACAATCAAAGACCACAGGGATCAAACAGGAGAGCCACACAGagtacttttcacttttttgatagtGTTTATATCCTGTGGCCCAGCATGGAATTCTTGATTATCCAGGTGACCTCAGTTATTGGTGGCAGCAAGACTTAATGGTGTTTAGTCAGTGGTGCCGCAGCCAGATTTTACTGCGATATCGGAAGGGCCAAGGAGTGATTTTGTACCACTATTCTTTCAAGTTTAAGTATTCTGCAATAGAACCATCCATCCCAGGCTGAAACATGACCTATTAAATCTTCCATATTACGGTTTCTCTCTGCTTGGCAGCTTTTTAGGGGAATAATgagagttgtgattttttttttaattttcttttaatgtttatttatttttgagacaaagagagacagagcatgaatgggggagggtcagagagagagggagacacagaatctgaagcaggctccaggctccgagctgtcagcacagagccccacgcggggctcgaacccaacgaccgtgagatcatgacctgagctgaagtcggacgcttaaccgactgagccacccaggcgccccgagagttgTGATTTTGACTCTTGAGCTTGTAGAGTTCAAATGGCATAGCTTCCTAATATACAGTTTCCCAGTAagcctcatattctttttttcactacTCAATGATAATGTGTTGTTACAAATACTGCCACATGAGTAAACAaaagtgaataattatttaaaagatgcagagggcaggggcgcctgggtggcgcattcGGTTAAGCATACATTTGTGGGGccccttctgggttctctattctgtttccttGGTTAATGTGCCAGTTTCTGTGCCAAtgtcatactatcttgatgattacagcttcgtagGAGAGTCGAAAGTCTGGgctgcctcccactttggcttcCTTTTCTCAACATAACTTTGGCTACTCAGGTTCTTTGGTTGTTCCGTGCCAATTTTCAGATTGCTTGCTCCAGTCTGGAGAAGAAtgttggtacaattttgattggtattgcattaaatgtgtagattgctttgggtagtattgacattttaacactattcatTCTTCCACTCTATAGGcatggattgtttgtttgtttggtttttttcctgattttgttgtgtcttcatcattttccttcataCATTTTCTATACTTTCACCGTACAGATCTTCtacatttttggttaggtttcttGCTTGGTATTTTAGGGTTATTGTTGAAATTGTAATTGGCATtgatttcttgacttctctttctgttgcttccttattggtgtatagaaatgcaaccaggttctttacactgattttgtatcctgtatgTTTGGTCAATTCATGTATCAGATCTAGCAGCGTTTTCATGGAGTCTTTTGGTTTTTCTGCGTTCAGTCTCATGTCATCTTTGAAAGGCCAAAGTTTGACTTTCAGTGATATATGTTCAGTTAAGTGTAGTTAAAAAGAATTTACCCTTAGGGCTCTATGGTAACTTCATAATTGCACAATAAGTGAGAAATAAGCAAGAACTGTGCATGTTAACCCACATTAGAATTGGTAACTGGAAtctaactctttaaaatatattgaattcctCATGTTATGGATAGAAGTATGAAACATCTAACTTCACCCAGTGCACACGTGTGTATTTGTAATCACATATGCTAATCAGCAAAATTGTAATACTAGCAAGGTGTACCAAATTTTACACGTTCATTGTACAGATAATATTGTTTTACCGTCTTTATGGTAGCATCCTAAATAAGACATTTGGAATCAAGGAGAGAATCCAGAACCTACAGGGTACATTCTTCATGCTCTATTCtggctttcaaataaatgaacaatggaattaaaaaaaatagattgcacTGGTAATCATGTGTATTGCAATTGTGCAATTACTTTTTATGCACTCTAGCCATAATAAGAGTGCACGTGAATAGGGTTTGGAAATAACACCTATTTATTCTTTGTTTGACATGACAAACTCACTAGCAACATatactttcaaaaactttttaatttttagtattcattttttcagataCTCTATAAGGCCCAATAACGTATTACTCCACATGTAGAAGAGCAAAGGTAGAAATGGTGAACTTTGCATGTGTTCCAATGGCTATCACATAATATTATTTGATATCCTAGAATTTTAAACAACTATACAGCTGCACGACTCATGCTAAGTATTTAAACCTTGACATACTttagctttctgtttttcattattcaatagtttttttttagaattagcttTTGCTACAATCGCGTAACTATTAACTTGGGTAATAGACATCCAAGTTTCCAGCTTATCTGTTTTTGTATCAGTGATTAAAATCAATCCCTATGTCATTGCCTTTTTAATTAACCATGGctatattttagttcttttatcactGCAATACTaaattctctgttgtcttctatgctttttttgaAACCAAGTGATTATTCTTATgacaattattctaaattcttgctgtTATActgcttttatctattttgatcaattctttaacGGTTACTTCTCCTGGAATTTcgtctgaggggaattcttccgtttcatcattgtggatagttttctattccttatgtgttttaacgtttttgttgttgctgttgttgttgttgttgttgttgttgttgtgttgtgttgttttgttttgttttgttttgttttatgtgctctgcacctgggagcactgctatattaaagtgGACTCATCCCCTCTCCATGGCCTGGCACTTCTGGAGGTGTGTTTTGGAAAGTGTTACTTGCTTTGTGTTGCTATGACTTTCCTtgtttgatttcttctctgagtgatttttgaaaatcccacgaggtgtgctttgatttgctcCTTGAAGTACCGAATGAAGTAATTGGAGGTTTGCACTATCTTGACAGGGGTTAAAACACCATAAGTTGACATGGATGGATGTTCTTGCCCTTCCCAACAATGGGGGTTTCTCCTGGTAGTGAGATCCTGGAGACGTGGTGGCGCCAAAGCCCAGGCTCTACACAGACGGCTCCTCTGAAAGGCTCTGGGCAGCTGCACTTATGAAAGCCgctcattttctgatttcccagAGGTTACCTTGGACAaaattgtggattttttaaattacctggcCCCATAAAATTCGTCTACCAGCCAGATCTTAGACTGTAGGCAAATGATACCTCAGAGTTTGCTTTTCCAATTTGTAAAGGGGAAGTATACCGCCTATGTTCAGTATAGTTGTGAGATTATTGGTAATGCTGTAAAACGTGTGGAAAAAATACTGGCACATTACACTCaataaacactgtatttttttaatttcctcatagTTGTCACTACGTCCATGCAAAGTGTATCTCCAGGGTGGGGTCTTTCGAAGGTCAAAATGTAAGCTACACCATAGAAGCTATCAACAAGGCAAACTCTTTTTCCTATTCTTGAGGAGGTGACCCTTCCCTTTTTTGTATATGAATACTAAATTTGGTGGTAGAGattattaaagacttgaatgtataTTGCAGTCCAGCACACCAGGAGATAGTTAAAAGTCCCCTATTTCAGGCACTGTGGATATACATATTGAACACCTTAGGTGTCAGGTGCTATTAGGTTCAAGTACACAGTGATAATCAAACATGCACGCTCCATATATTCAGGATGTTTCAAACCTCAGCTACAAAATGTACATGTATAATTACAACTTGTGGCAAATGCTGTTAAATAAAAGACTAAATGTTATGAGAAGGAATGACACAGGGGACAAAATGTCGATTAGAGGATTGGCCAACAAAGGTTTCTTGGGGAGAAAAGTCCTTTATTCAAACTTGGACCCGTAGCAAGAACAGTAAGGAAACTAGTGAACACAAAATGCATCCTAAGCGGAACCTACGTGGGTCTAATTTGAGAAACCAGGAGAAGAGACGGTCCCAATCACCTAATgaaaggagaatgaggaaagatGGCATTAGAGGGGTGACAAGGCAAGACTGCCAAATCTGGTGGTCACGTTACAGATTCTATGTGTCATTTTGAGTAGAGTGGAGATTAGAGGGttgttttaagcagaggaatgaacTGCTCAGATTCAGGATTTTTGGATTGCATTCCTGATGCAGTGAAAAGAATGAACTGGGATTTTGGTTGGAAGGGAAAGGCAGCATGGGGCTAAGAACGAAAATGGAGAGTAAGCAGGTGGTGAGAAACTAGGTGGCTTGGCATACGTTGGAGTTGGAGTTGAGAACCCCTGCTGCTGAATGGATCACAGGAAAGACGTTGAGGAGGGGACGACTGACAATGAGGCTCTTTCCCTCTTGAGCAACTGAAGACAATGTCCCATTAACAGAGAGACACAAGAGGGGTCTTAACTTGGTCATGGATTTCAATTGCTTATTGATTGGGTATTAATTCACATACTTACAGAAGTTTGCTTAGAATTTTAACTTTTCGTTGTTTTGTTTCTACCGAATTGCTTCGTTATTACCATCTGGAGGTTCTAACTGATGGTCTCCAATTCTTCGCTGTCAACAAGACCTTCTTACATAAGATTATGGAATTGATGGGTGATGTAGGTACCTCATCTTCTACCCAGTCTTGGTCATCGTCACAAATACTCAATGGCCACTGTTGTAGAAGAACCTCAAACTCCATCAGGGTTGTTCTCACTGTTCTTGGAATGGCCGCCCCTCCTTTTTTCCCACACATTTGGTTTTGTCTCCTTtgtccttctcctttctgcctgccaGCTAGAAATTTGGTCATCCTTTAAGATTCTTTGTGCTATGCCTCTGAGATGCCTTTACTGATCAACTCAGCTCACAGGACTTCTCCTGATACATGAAACTTGACCTTGAAGTCTTACCGTGCTTTGTATGGTGTTTGGGTTTTTCCTACCCTCAAATATTGTAAGTTTCTTGAAGGCAAAGATGAGGTCTTCCATGCTTCCAGAAACTTTTATAAACACTCAAACATGGTCAAAGTTTAGAAATCTTTCTTGGTGAAGTGTTGGAGTCAACGTCATATCAGGTGGGAGGGGAGTCTGCTGAAGGAATTTTCGGATTCAAGTGCAACCTTGAAACAACGTTTACATCACAAACCAGAGGCAATTACCTaacttcacaaaaataataagttactGCACATATCTTCACGTTTCACAAAAGAGTTATATCAtgacctctgttttctccttcctctcaatGCATATTGGAGACTGAAAATGAAGAACGTGTTTTCAGAGTTTTGTGAGACCTCAATGTTAACTGTTGCAGTACTTTCTAGAGTCACATTGTTCGTTTTTGGCTTTCATTCTCAGACATATATTCATCAAGACAGATTCTGGGCATGAATCCAAAAAACAGTttcaggaaactagaaaattaaatacCACCAACTAAATTTTCAGTTGTAACAGTTACTACTAAGGAGATCTCATTTAAATCTGTGTTTATCTGTACCGTGGAAAATTaactcttgccttttccagtctcAGTATTTATGGAGCTGGGATACCAAACTAGGGTATGTCTACATATTTGATACCCTAATCTCCCACTCAAGTGTGCCGTATCAtggaacacatatttttaaaacatgtctaaAGACGTTTCCTTTGAGAATTTGGGGAATTTTCCACATATTATGGAAGCTATGCAGAGTCTGTTAAAACCTATATGTAGTCTTTTTGTCTAGGAGatttatgaaagaagaagaagaagaagaagaagaagaagaagaagaagaagaagaagaagaagaagaaggaggaggaggaggaggaggaggaggaggaggaggaggaggaggaggaggaggaggaggaggaggaggaggaggaggaggaggaggaggaggagggaggagaagaaggagggggaggaggggaagaatgaGGTGTAGGGGGAGGGTGATGGGGAGGAAAGTGATGTCAATATgcccacaaaataatttttacattgcattttattGTCCAGAAAGAGGAACCCATTGAGAATTCCTTAAACTGGATTCATCTCCTCCTTTTGTCTGGGGATTTCAACATCTACCCTAGTGGTTCTTAGCCCAAGGTCAAATTAGAATGATCTGTGGAACTGACATCCAGACATcagggtgattctgatgtacagcCAGGGTTTAAGGCTAAGGCAGCTAACTAAACATTAATGCGCTGTAGTAGATACGCTTCATGCTGAGCACAGTAAAAgggaaatgttcatagcagtcttCCGTATAATAAGTACAGTATGGAAACATACATTCCAAACGTGAATCAACAGTAGAATTGATAAGCAAATTGTTAAATAATCATCTAAGGGAATACAATGTGGAAGTAGAAATCTCTGAGTTACACCTATGCAAAACAACATCGATGAGCCTTATAATGTTGAACGGAAGAAGCCAGATCTAAAGAAATGCATATTAttccattacatttttataaaattcaaacatgGACTAATTTAATCTCTGTTGCCCAAAGTCAGGATATTGATTACgttggggaagggagatggagCAGGAATGGGGAGTGATCGCAGGGAGAGAATTCATGGTGCTGGTAATGTCCTCCTTTTGGAGTTTCATGGAAGTTAGAGGCCTAAGGTTATACAATATAAACTTAtgtatttcctttacattttcagtATGTCCTCAAACCTATATGCTGAACTAATTGCTGAAGTTCATCTGTATTAAAAGCAATAGAATCCTTTGAAATAAGCTCTTTGGccaaaaaaatagtaacaaaagttGACAGTGGGATGGATCACTATGCGTCATGATTTGCTActagttcttgttttgtttgtttctttgtctgtctgtttgtttgcttgattgcTTATTTGTTCGTGTTTAATATGATGTGGTCCTGGAGCAGACCCACTGAAGGTGATATTATGgaagttaatatattaattagagTAAGTGGGTTGATGAATCTGTTCACTAAAGTCTTTCCTAAAGCCAATAGCATATGGTGTAAAGCcaattatatgattttcaaacaaaTGTAATATCTTATAAACTCACAGTTTTTATGgactcctgtgtggctcaattggtcaagcatctgacttcaggtcaggtcatgatctcacagtctatcaGTTTGAGCCCGGAATCGGTTTTGgattttggattctctctctctctctctctctctctctctctctctctggcccagcttttactctttctctctctctcttaaatatagatcaacatttaaaaaattaaaacaatgaaaaataaaaaataatgttgattttgagacagagagagcacaaacagagaaggggcaaacagaggggacagatgatccaaagtgcGTTTTATGCTGATAGCACTGAGTCTGGTGTGGTGCTTgtattcacaaattgtgagatcatgacctgagcagaggtttgacactcagctgactcagctacccaggtatcCCTTGACTCCCATTGTAATCTAGACGTTAGCAACGTTAACACTGGACTAT includes these proteins:
- the LOC122212868 gene encoding coiled-coil domain-containing protein 71L-like; its protein translation is MKRRRRRPGEALALAAGGGASSAAGGAALEAPEEKVVYMRWQPSRLSLANSTKALIDAFKLFLPGSTEFMSSDAELWSYLCSLKHQFSPHILRSKDVFGYSSLLALVPDPRHQPPEARLQTRRPAARRRRHGARKVAVGQRKVPPPPPPSREDSSPRKPAAPGPCSRGRTLEESGRAATPTLTTFPTIRVVGDVWVESSLAEARRQARQVLGVNLEPVVRLRRFPVPGREMQATAARPLSPGTGCAWRDEPGTAGIASPSALYGRRSTRRSRPAPQGCGAAFWDSGAGVPSAASQHRVCGGRRPLDRKGGPLSS